ATTCTTACGTTTTGGCCTGGTTATGTTAATTGACTTCGCTACAGGAATTCTGCCAATAGTGTTTACCTCTTGTTACGCACCGGCAAGCTAATCCGAATGATGAGGTGATTATTGTGTCTGCTTCTCACCTAACCAAACATGCGCTGGCTCACTCGCTCAAATCACTGATGGAGCATACTCCACTGTATAAGATTACGGTCAAACATCTGGTAGATCATTGCGGATTGAATCGGCAAACCTTTTATTATCATTTTCAGGATCTTTACGCGCTGCTTGGGTGGATCTATCAGACTGAGGCGGTGGAGAGCCTTACGGAATACCGAAGCTACAGCACATGGACGGACGGATTCTATAAAATCTTTTGTTACATCGAGAACAATAAATCATTCTGCTGCAATACACTCGACTCGCTCGGGCGCACCCACTTGGATACATACCTCTATGAAGTAACCCATGATCTGATCATGGGTGTTATTGATGAGCTGGCCTGTGGGATAAGGGTCCGCAGTGAAGATAAAGAGTTCGTCGCCAACTTCTATACCCTGGCCTTCACGGGGCTGATCATTCAATGGATGAGGGGCAATATGCAAGAACCTCCAAAACAGATTATTGAAAAGCTCAGTGAGCTGATCGAAGGCAATGTCCTGAGAGCACTGCACAGGTATGAGAATAAGCTGCCATCCTCTTAAGGACGAGCGGCTTTTTTTCATACATTTGATCTAAGCATAATCTTTAGACACTTTTTCAAAAGTGACCAAAAATTGGACACTCCCGTTCTTTTGATCATACCTTACGTGACCTTCAAGGTTTACATTAGGGATGTGATTACAGTACCTTTTGGAGGCGAATGATCGTGAAGAAAGAACACGGTAATAAACAGGTCTATTTTGTAGGCGGCGGTATTGCATCTTTGGCGGGTGCAGCTTATCTGGTCAGAGATTGTGGCTTTCCCGGAGAACATATTTACATTATCGAAGAAATGCCGATTCTCGGCGGCAGTAATGATGGCGCTGGTAATCCCGATCAAGGATATATCATCCGTGGCGGGCGAATGCTCAATGATGAGGCCTATGAGAATCTCTGGGAGTTGCTGGCTTCCATCCCTTCCATCGACCGTCCGGGCATATCTGTGCGACAGGAAATTACTGAATTTGACGATGCCAATCCCACACATTCCAATGCGCGGCTCATCAACCGTGACGGCAAGGTCGAAGATGTGCTCTCCATGGGTTTTGATATGGCCGATCGTCTGGCGATGGGCAAGCTGATTATTACTCCTGAAGACACGCTGGGTAAACTGCGAATCAACGACTGGTTTGGTCCTCACTTTTTCCAAACGAACTTCTGGTATATGTGGGCGACCACCTTTGCCTTCCAACCTTGGCACAGCGCCGTGGAATTCAAAAGATACATGCTTCGCTTTTTTCACGAATTTCCGAGAATTCAGACGCTGGAAGGTGTTACCCGCACACCGTTCAACCAGTATGACTCGATCATCCTGCCACTGCATAAATATTTGGAACCGTTTGGCGTAGATTTCACGCTGAAATGCACGGTTACTGATCTAGATTTCAAAGACGACGACGGCATTACGGTAAGTCGGATGCATGTGCTCAGGGGAGGTGAAGAGGAAGTCATTGACATCCTCGAAGGTGATCTCGTCATTGTAACAAATGGTTCGATGACCGAAGGGGCTGATATCGGCTCCATGACTTCCGCACCGAAACTGAACGGCAAGGGCAGCTCATGGAAGCTGTGGGAGAACATTGCCGCCAAGAAACCGATGCTGGGTAATCCTTCTTCATTTAATGATCATGTACAGGAGTCCAAATGGGAGTCGTTTACGGTCACCTTCCAGGATTCGGTCTTCTTCGATCTGATGGAGAAATTCACACGTAACCGGGCAGGCACCGGCGCTCTGGTTACGTTCAAGGATTCCAGTTGGTTTATGTCTGTCGTTCTGGCTTTCCAGCCGCATTTCCGCGGTCAGCCCGAGCATGTCAAGGTGTTCTGGGGTTACGGATTGTATCCGGATAATGTTGGCGACTACGTGAAGAAAAAAATGTGTGATTGTACCGGGGAAGAGATCATGCGGGAGTTGATCGGCCATCTTCATTTCCAGGAACATCAAGAGGAGATCATGGCTACCGCCAACTGTATTCCTTGCATGATGCCTTACATTACAGCCCAATTCATGCCTAGACTGAACAGCGACAGACCGAAAGTTGTGCCTGAAGGTTCCACCAACCTGGCCTTTATTAGCCAATTCTGTGAGATTCCCGATGACGTGGTATTCACCGAAGAATATTCGGTCCGCGCAGCACGGATCGCCGTCTACACTCTTCTCGGAGAGAACCGTCCGATTGAGCCGATCAACCAGTACCAGTATGATGTTCGGACGCTGTTCAGCAGTTTTGTGACTTCGTTTAGATAACTGTTTATATCGAGGATTCAAACATAAGGCGAATGAAGGAATGGTTGGATGAGTTACTAAATGAATTACTACATGAGTTACTAGAGGAGTTACTAGAGGAGTTACTAGAGGAGTGAGCTACAGAAGCTTGTATTCCCGTGAACGAGTCAATGAGTGAATCTTGGGTGAATATGGTTGTTACTGAACTGAAGAGTCGATTTATAAGACAAAAAGAGATTTCCGTCAGTGATGACAGAAATCTCTATTTCGTTGAGTATGAAGCCACACACATAATCTCCATCAAGATTACCAACTGCCGCCTAAAGAACCTCACAATCCTTATTACTCGAAATTTCGCAGGTTTGAAAATCTAACGAATCGTAGCCGCCTTATTTTGAGTATAAGCATAGTTTTGTAACGTAATACCGCACATTTTCGTTACATAGCGTGTCTATGATTCGTTACATTTTGTATGACAGCAAAATCTTTGAAATAAGGCTTCGCAGGTTCATTAGAACTGAGCGGGCTTCGGAAAAAACTACTTAGGAGAGCCACTTACATTAACACTCTTCCTACTCACGCTGCTTATTACAGCCTACATATCACACTTCGCTTATGTGCGGAAAGTCGTAAATTTCAGCATGTGCACAAGCTTGGATAAGTGTGCGATTTCCTGCTGGACGCCAGACGTATCTGTCCCCGCCATGGCCTGATTCGCCCGCAGTGTTCTACGCGTGTTCATCATACCTTCAATCAGTTTCATGACCGTGTTGCGTCCACGATGATCAACAATCATATACTTTTTGCGTGCGTCCAGTTCTACCCACACGATGTTGCTGAATGATGTGAACAGATGCTTACGGTACTGCTCCATATCGGTTTCATTGTAATGCTCGCCATAAAAGGCATAGTATCCGTGTATGTGCAACTTCTCCGCCAACACTGTGATGAACGGATCATGTTCGAGCATAGCGTTACGTTCCATGTTTCACGCCTCCGTTATGCGTGATCCGCAGATCCCGTCTTTTTGAGATCTATTTTAACATATTGCGCAAGGTGTTGCCTCTCTTGCCTCTCCGCAAACATTTCCACGCTACAATTTACTCGCCGACCCGTCTGCCCTTTACCCACACACCCTCAATATCCAGCTCCGCATTTAGCAAAACGATATCTGCCTGTTTTCCTTGAGCCAGGGAACCTGTCCGGTGATCAATGCCCAGCAGGCGTGCGGGGGTCAGACTTGCTGCACGTGATGCAGCGTTCAGACTCATGCCCACTTCCTGTACCAGGTAACGGAAACCGCGAATCATCGTCAGTGTGCTTCCGGCCAGTGCGCCGCCGTCCTTCAGTCTGGCCTCGCCATGCTTCACGATGACGGGCAGGTCGCCGATCTTGTATTCCCCGTCATCCAATCCCGCAGCAGACATGGCATCTGTGATCAACACGAGTTGATCGTTATGTTGCTTCAATTGAGCGAGGATCGAGATCGCCGCAGGGTGTACGTGAATACCATCGGCAATCACCTCAGCACTGATGCGTGGATCACTCAGCACGGCTCCGGCAGCTCCCGGTAGCCGGTGATGCAGCGGTGTCATCGCATTAAACGTATGCACCGCATGATGAAGTCCGGCTTCCACTGCACGCTCGACCTCTTCATAGGTCGCATCCGTGTGGCCGAGTGCCGCTGTAATCCGCTGTTCACGCAGCCACGAGATGACTTCCAGTGCACCTTCACGTTCCGGTGCCAACGTAACTTGACGGATCAGGCCGGGATATTGTTTCTCCCATGCTTCGAGCCAGGATACATCAGGCAGAATGATATGTTCCGGATTTTGCGCACCAGGCCATTTCGGACTGAAAAACGGACCTTCCAGGTGTACACCCTCAAGCTGTGCATATGGCATTTCGCCTGAACGGTAGCGGTCTACTTCAGCAAGTACGCTGTCCAGTCGCTCTTTCGGAGCGGTCATGGAAGTCGCAAGCATTGCTGTTGTTCCCTGCGTACTATGAAAAGAAGTGATCTTGTCCAGCACCTCCGGGCTTGCATCCATAAAGTCTTCTCCGTTCCCACCATGCACATGGATATCAATGAATCCAGGCACAATTAGGCCGCGTTCCGGTACAGACAGCGGCAAAGCTTCTCGCCGAATCTGTTCGGGCAGACCTTCTGGTACTCCAGCATAAAGGATTTTTCCATTCCTCCAGGCTAATACACCGTCTTCCAATATCTCATTGGGAAGGAGCAGCTTGCCACGCAGAAGAGAAATATTTTCATCACGCTGGCTCCCAGGTTCACGACTATTCGCTCCGGTCATCTCACCAGCCTCCCTGCCGCACGGTCCAGCAATACCACCACATTTGGATGACATTGCAAAAGCGATGCAGGACATGCCGTTGTGATTGGGCCCATAAAAGCTTCGCGAATAATCTCGGCTTTTTCCTCGCCACGGGCAATAAGTAGAATCTGTTTGGCTTTCAAAATGGTACCGACACCCATCGTAATCGCCTGAGCCGGAACCTCATCGATGCTGTCGAAGAAACGTGCATTTGCCTTACGCGTCTCGTCTTTCAGATCCACAACATGCGTTCGTCCTGTAAGTTCGGTTCCAGGTTCATTGAAGCCAATATGACCATTATGTCCAATGCCCAGCAGTTGCAGATCCACGGGTCCACGATCATCCAACCGCTGTTCATAAGACTTACATTCCTGTTCCAGATCGGCAGCCTGACCATCAGGCACATGCGTTCTTGAAAGATCCATATCAATATGATGGAATAATTGTTCGTTCATGAAACTGCGGTAACTTTCGCGATGCTCTGTTGGAAGTCCGACATACTCATCCAGATTGAATGAAGAAGCCTTCGAGAAGCTGACTAGTCCCTTCTGGTACAACGTAATAAGCTGTTTATATATGCCTACAGGCGAACTTCCCGTTGCAAGTCCGAGGACTGCACGTGGTTTGGTCTGCAATAAACTGGCGATGAGGCCTGCACCCGTGGCATTCAAATCTTCTTCATTTTCAAAAATACGTATATTCATCTGTTTAAGCACCTCCGTTGTGTTGTACGCGATAGGACTGCACGTTGTGATAGGATTGTTCCAATCTGGGGATGAAACTGTCGAAGTCGGCACTTACCATGCCTGTGAACAAAATATCGACCACATGCAGCAGTGCAATACGTGAAGCCATATCTCCACGCCTCATGCCTTCTTCCAGAGAAGAGGTGAACAGTGGGATATCGGATACCGTTGCGAGTGTATTACTTCCATAGGAAGTCAGTGAAATCGTGGAAGCTCCGGCTTGTTTGGCACAATGCAGCGCATCAATGGTCTCGGGTGTTTCGCCTGAATAGGATACGGCCATTGCCACATCTCCCTCAGCGAGCGAAGATGCGGATGTGATCTGCATGTGTGAATCTGAGAAAGCCGTACAGCTTTTGCCAATCCGCACCAATTTCTGATAGAAATCCTGTGTAACAATGGACGAGGTCGCCACACCGTACAGATCAATACGGCGAGCCTCGCACAATAATTGCACCGCCTGCTCCAATCTGCCCAAATCCAGCAAACGGGTAGTATCAGCAATAGACGCGAGGTGGTTGGCTTCGATAGCTTCAACAATTTTGGAAAGTGAATTGCCCGCTACAATATCCTGATATGCCGTTTCATCAGATGCGTGGGACAATTCTGCGGCGAGCTTCATTTTGAAATCGGGGAAGCCTTTGAAATGAAACGACTTGCAAAAGCGGGTCACCGTCGCCGCACTTGTGCCACTCTGCTCTGCCAGATGACTAATCGTCCAGCCGGGAATGTCTGATGGAGATTGCATAATGACTTCAGCAATACGTCGCTCCTGAGACGGAAGGTTATTCAGTTCTTGCTGCAACGCACGTAATATGGCTGCCATAAGGACCTCACTTTTATGAAAATCATTTTTATATATTTTAATATAAATAAGAAAATCATTTTTATAACTTCATTCTAATCAAGACGATCCTGCAAATCAAGAGCAATTTCTCACGACTTTCGCAATGATACTGAACGTGTATAGTACTCACCTGCTTGATACACATAGTGAGTAACCTTTATATTGAGAATTGAGATATGATCGTATTAAAAAAAGGAGCCATTCAATGAATCGAAGACAACGGAAAAAATTTATTCCTTCCATCTGGATTATTGCTACCAAACAAACTGAAGGACACGCCTATTATGCCCTCTATGCCATCGACTGGAGACGCGGAGGTAGGCTCAGTTGGGAAGGCTGGAATCACTTTGAAGACCTGCTGCAATTTCATATTCCGATCAAACGAAAAGCTGGAGGACGGAAATCTTCTTCTCAATCTGCGGCCAAAATAGCAAAAAAAGCGCTCCATCTTCATCTGAATGAAGCACAGTTCGAGGAACTGGAGCGGCTCTTTTATCAGCCATTTTCGAAGAAAAGATGGAGGACGTTTATTCGAATGAATAGGAATCAATACGTGATAAAGTGAAATGAATTCACTTGTTTCATTTTTTCACGCTAAAACAAAAAAGCCTTTTCCCTTCTTTGGATAAAGAAATAGGAAAGACTTTCGCGGTATTAAAATTCAATTCGTTTTCATTCAATTTCCATTCAACTCAAATCTCAACTCAAGTTAACTCGTTCTAATTCATGTCATCATATCGTTTTAGGAACGTGCTGACTAACCCGGGTACAGTCATTTGGTGAACCGATTGATTCTCAATCTCCTCGGCCAGATCGTCATCTGTGAGAGAAACGAAGAATGTAATGTCTGCTTTGGTTTGTCCATATCGAGCAAAAACATCATCTGTTGTCTCATTCACAACTTTGGCGATGATTCGAATGATCTCATCCTTATACTCCTGAACTTCCTCTGTTGCATACAACAATCGGCTGATATGGTTAAAGTGCGTATCCTCGCCATACTGATATTCGGAGCAGCCCCATCTGTAATAGATCTCGTCCTCCTCACTGTCGCATAGCCCTTGCTCTTTCATTCTCGAAATGTGCGCTGCCAGGGATTCCTCGGTATTCACCGCCATAAACAGCGTTACCCAATCACTGTCCGTTCCAAATGCACAAGCATATACTTTCTCATGCTGCACCTTAGCCAGCGTCTGTTCCAGATCGGGTAGAAACCCCGCTCTAAATTGTTTTTCAAATTCACTTAAGAAACGGTCCATTCAGCTCATCCTCTCATGTTTTATATAAGAATACCGAATCGTTACACTTGCCACTTCGATGACAGAATAACCTTCTGATCGCTGTTATCCATAGATTTCTTGAATCACTTTTATATAAGTGGAAATCTGCGGATAAAGGCGAACGCTCCGCTTCTTCAGGTCATTTCTGCCCTCTCCGTTCTAGTGTAAATATGTAGTTTAACTTATATAGATGTAGTACAAAAAAAATCCCAAACCCAATTTGTCCAAACCATTGTTTCACTTTCAAGCCTTACCTACAATCTCATCTGCTTGATATATGTAATCATTATGGTCTACTAAAACAATGAAAACAAGCGATGCTACGTTTCGGATATTCCCTCAATTTATTGTTAGTTCCCTCAATCCATGGTCCATACCAGCAAAAAAGCCTTGCCCCATTCTTCATGACAAAGAATAGAGAAAGGCTTTCATGCTGCTACTTAATCCTAACTGTAATTCGCAACTAGATCTTCAGTTCTCCAAGCTTAATCAGCTCGACAACTGCCTGCGAACGACCCTTAACATTGAGTTTCTGCATCACATTCGAAATATGGTTACGCACCGTTTTCTCGCTGATGAATAACTGCCCTGCGATGTCACGCGTTGTTTTGTCTTGAACCAGTAATTCGAATACTTCGCGTTCACGGTGGGTTAACAAAAATTTGCTTTTATGATCGATACCCTTCAATGTTCACCCCTCCTTGCTCGGGTTGTGTTGGTGTAACAAGGTTAAGGGGATACAGTCAACTCATCTTATGTCAGATCAAGGGCGTTGGTTCAGTTTTATAAGAAAAATGGGCAGGAATTATGTGTTTTATTGTCCCAAAAGAACCTATGTAGTGGCATATGTAATCAAACATTTGAAGATTATCGATCATTAAAACAAACATGCCTCTGCAGCTGATGTTACCATCCCCGCAAAGGCATACTTGTCCATGTCAAAAAAACTACCGATTCATTCGGTTCATGACCCCACCGTCGTGATTACGGTTCATCAGGCCATCGTCAAGGATGCCATCGCGGTGATTCATACCTGCTCCGTTGGTTGGGAAGATACGCTCCACCATCGATTGGAACGTATTGATCATGCCACTAACGGGCTTACCATTACGAATATCTGTGGCATAGTTCTCGACATGCTGCACAAATTCCGGATTGGCTGATACATATACATTCTCGATGTTCGGTGCAAACTGCTTGATTTTGGCTGAAATCTTGCCTTTAATCTCAGCTGATGTGTTATCATCCGTGCTATCTACACGTTGTCCTTCACTTTTCATACCATAATGCCCATCGTCCGTCCCACGTGCTTTGCCGCCATTTGTCAGACCACGCATCATGCCAATTGTACCTGTGCCCATGGTTCCATAGATGCTACGGTCATTCCCCATATGGCTGCGATCCGTTGCTGAATTCGTGTTCAGCCCTGGAGCAATTCCGCTAGTGCTGTACGGAGACATTGTTCCCGTACCGCCATTCACACGCATACCACCCATATCGTGATTCATGTTGCCCCCACGCATGGTATCACTGGCATGATTACGCATCGTTCCATCCAGCATGCTTGTACGACCGTTGGACTTGCTTTCCAACTTGCCTGCATGACCATCTGCCAAACGAACCGCGACATACGCATTACGATCCGTTAACATGACACGGGCGGATTTAACTTCCTTCATCTCCGTGATGCGCTTTGCCAACTCTTCACTGGATTTCAGGTCAGTAACATTATGCATGCGATAACTTTTCGCACGGATGCCATCCATGCCATTCGTTTCCACACCATAACGGTTAATGCCGCTCGCTTGCTGACGAACGCTTTGCGTATGCAGATTGTTGGTATCCCGATTCGTGCCACATCCTGTCAAACCGGCCATTACAAAGATTGCAGTAGACAATGATAACGTAATAGCTGTTGCCTTTTTGACTGCTGGCATGTACTCATCCTCCAATGTATGTTGGTTTTGGTCACAAAGATAGGATGCGCTTCTGTGCGTACCGATATGCTGAAAGGATATGGTACCTTTCCCTGTAGATTTGGGTCTTCGGGTTTTGGTCTTTGCTAATTGGTCTGTGGGTTTTGATCTGTGCAGGAAGGTCTTCGCTATAAAATAAAAAAACAGTACCGCGTGTTCGCAGCACTGTCTACATGTAACTTAAATTTTATTTCAAGTCATTTATTAACTCTTATCTTTTGCGCCACTCATTTTCCTTCTGTTGATGCTTTAATTGTATCCGGGAATTTCTCGGCTTCCATTAAACTCGTCGTCTCCATGGCATATGCCCATTGACCATCCGGCGTAATGACCCAGATCTGATCCGGTTCAGATGGTACGGTAAGTCCCCGATATACATCTCTAACTTGTTGCCCATTAACCATCTGTTCAACAGACAGGGTGAATCGTGGAACAGTACCTTTCAGCTCGGAAGCTTTGCGCACATCATCTGCTGTTGACAGGTTTTTGATTTTACCGATAAGAGATACGGCGTCTGTGGCTTCAATCGTTTTTCCATTCAGTGTCCAGGTCTGCTCAGCAGCACCGTTCTCCGATGTTGATGTTAACATCCAGGTAGCTGCTTCACCTTCCCACTCCAGAGATCCAACATTTGTCTCATCCATGTTGAAAGGTGTAGTATCCAACAGATCACGACGAGACAAAGCTATGTTGGTAATTGCCTCAGTCTGTACGGCAACTACGGGACCCTCATCTACGCGCACATATCGTGCGTCATCTGCTGGAAGCTGGCCACCAATAGCCAGTTTGATCTCCCGATTGTCTTTGAGTTTGATATCCATACGTGTAGCATTTGTTCCTAATCCGTACTTATTCAGATCTGTCGGCGCTTCTTCCACCACCAGTTCCTGGTTCGCACCACTCATAGCATCTAACCAACTGCTAACACTATAACCGTTCAGAGGATAGGCTTTTGGCTCAACCATCTGCCATACGCCATTTTCAAGCGTCAAAGTCGAAGATGCTGCTGCACCAGATGTTTCTGCGGTTGTGTCATGTATTGTGATGGATTGAATATCTTCGGATTGAATACCGAGCAACTTGGCTTGCACCTCTTCTTCTTCCCGAAAATAATTTTGACTGGCCGCGTACACCCAGCCCACAATGAGTACAATGACCACTAGAATCGTTGGAAACCATTTTCTCATACCTGTCTGCGCCTCCACCATAAGAGTACACCGATGATCACAAAGATGAGCGGGAACGCTACAATAGCCACGAAGAAAATCGTTCTGGCCTGTTCGCCATTCAGGTATGCGGTCTCATAGCCAGCTTGTACCCGTGGGCGAATCGTCAATCCATTTTCTTTCTCACTCAAATAATTCACGGTATTCAAAATAAAGTCCCTATTCCCGCCATTCGCAATTTCCGAATCCTGCATGAAAATGGACGAGCCCAGAATAACCGCCTTCGGCTTGCCATCCGTCGTATCGGCTGCATACCCTAATTCCACTGGCCCCTGAATGTCCTCTTCAGCATCATTGGTTGTTTCATTTTGTAATAAGCCGTCGATATTTGTCTCTCCATAACTGTCATTCGAAGAATGAATTAACGGTGAGAGGGTATATTTATCCTGTTCTTTGCTGGTCAACGCAATCGACAGCGACAACATCGGGTACAATTGGCTCGCTGCGAGTTTGTCAGTGATTGCATGTGTACCATACTCCGGCACCACCCATAGTGGTCCCATCGTACTGGCTTGTTGATTATCCACCATGACCGCATGCTCGTCAACGACGCCATAGTCTGCCATGAGGGCATCGATGTTTTTCCAACTGGATTTCATATCTTCTACGAATCCGAGGGATAATAACAGCTTGCCTCCATTACTCAGATAGGTGCGAATGGCCTTCATTTCTGCATCACTAAGATCACGTTGTGGACCTATAATGGCAAGCACATCTGCATCTTCGGGAACCTTCCCGGCCTGATTCAGCTGCAACTCTTCCGTCTGCACATTATTTTGTTCCAAGGAAGATTTCAGCGTAGTCATCTGATCGAGACTCAGTTCTTCATGTCCGGTCAGAAAGACCATTTTATGCATCTCAGTGGATGACATATTCATGAGCGCCTGTGTCAGCTTTTCCTCACCTGTGAACTGATAGGATCCGTCACTGCCGTCACCTGTCGCGGTGAACAAACTGGCGATATCAATCACTTTGTGTTGATCTCCCTGCTCCAGCACAATGGAGCTACCTGTTATGCCGTATTTGGATGCAAGTGCAGGTTCCTGCGTCAGATTATACTGTTTTAATTTCAGCTTACTGTTACGTTTCGTATATTCCTCCACCATATCCGTGACTTCACGGTTCAGCACGGTGTTGTTGGCATTTTCGACGGTTAACACCAGAATGTTGACGTCATCCTTCACATCTTTGATTGCAGTTAGGGACTGGTCAGACAACGTGTATTGTTTGTTCGAGGTCAGATCGAGCTGGAAGCCGCCAAGTGAATTCAGGAACAGTGTTAGCAAAATAAAGATGCCAATCACCGCTACAGACAGCACGGTACTGTTGGTATGACTTAACCATTTTTTCATCTTCTCACCTCCACCGCTTCCGTTCCACAATTTGAATGCTTAACAGCAGAAACACACCTGAAAGTGTGACATAGTACAATATATCCGGTCCGCTAAGCACGCCTTTCATGAAGCTGTCAAACCGGTTAGTCAGGGCAAACGGATCGAGCCAATGCTGCAAAGCAGATCCTGTATTACCTGCGAATGAATCAAGCATCCACAAAACGAGCAAAATAATAAAACCCGCCACTGCAGACACCATCTGATGCTGGGATAACGTGGAAGCGAACAGTCCAATCGCCATCATGCTTCCGCCCAGGAAGAATAGACCCAGCGCAGACATCCATACCGTCGTCATATCCAATGTTCCATAGAACGACATGATAAAAGGGTACACCAGACTGCACAGGATGAGCACGACCAGAATGGCCAGAGAAGCAAGGTATTTGCCAAAAATAATTTCTGTTATACGCGCCGGAGAAGTCAGCAACAATTCATCCGTTCCTTGTCTGAATTCCTCCGCAACAAGCCGCATCGTTAATAAGGGCACGACAAACAGCAGCATGGATAACGTATCTCCCAGCACGAGTCGATAATCGACAATACTCGGCTGGTAATATACGAAACTGGAGTAGAACAGCAAACTGGTCATCAGTACATATACGGCAAAAGCAAAATAGGACGTCGGAGATAGAAAATAAGCTTGCAGCTCTTTGTTGCATATCGCTATCATTCGTCTCATTTGGAGTCCTCCCCTTTGCTGGAATGGGGCGAAGCATCCGTTAATGTACTCGGTGTTGGACTCGTTGTTGTACTCGGTGATGTTCCCGATATACTCGACGATTCGTTGTCCGAAGCTACATCCTCCTGATGCATCTCTGCGTCAGCAACCTTATCCACATCTGCCGAATACGCGTCTGTATCTGTTGTTGTCTCGGTTGTAGTCAGCTTCAAGAAAATCTGCTCCAGACTGAGATTCTCCTTCTTCATCTCCAGTATCGGTAATCCTGCACCGGACAAAAGGTAGAATAGCTCCTC
The window above is part of the Paenibacillus sp. 1781tsa1 genome. Proteins encoded here:
- a CDS encoding TetR-like C-terminal domain-containing protein, which encodes MSASHLTKHALAHSLKSLMEHTPLYKITVKHLVDHCGLNRQTFYYHFQDLYALLGWIYQTEAVESLTEYRSYSTWTDGFYKIFCYIENNKSFCCNTLDSLGRTHLDTYLYEVTHDLIMGVIDELACGIRVRSEDKEFVANFYTLAFTGLIIQWMRGNMQEPPKQIIEKLSELIEGNVLRALHRYENKLPSS
- a CDS encoding oleate hydratase, translating into MIVKKEHGNKQVYFVGGGIASLAGAAYLVRDCGFPGEHIYIIEEMPILGGSNDGAGNPDQGYIIRGGRMLNDEAYENLWELLASIPSIDRPGISVRQEITEFDDANPTHSNARLINRDGKVEDVLSMGFDMADRLAMGKLIITPEDTLGKLRINDWFGPHFFQTNFWYMWATTFAFQPWHSAVEFKRYMLRFFHEFPRIQTLEGVTRTPFNQYDSIILPLHKYLEPFGVDFTLKCTVTDLDFKDDDGITVSRMHVLRGGEEEVIDILEGDLVIVTNGSMTEGADIGSMTSAPKLNGKGSSWKLWENIAAKKPMLGNPSSFNDHVQESKWESFTVTFQDSVFFDLMEKFTRNRAGTGALVTFKDSSWFMSVVLAFQPHFRGQPEHVKVFWGYGLYPDNVGDYVKKKMCDCTGEEIMRELIGHLHFQEHQEEIMATANCIPCMMPYITAQFMPRLNSDRPKVVPEGSTNLAFISQFCEIPDDVVFTEEYSVRAARIAVYTLLGENRPIEPINQYQYDVRTLFSSFVTSFR
- the nagA gene encoding N-acetylglucosamine-6-phosphate deacetylase, encoding MTGANSREPGSQRDENISLLRGKLLLPNEILEDGVLAWRNGKILYAGVPEGLPEQIRREALPLSVPERGLIVPGFIDIHVHGGNGEDFMDASPEVLDKITSFHSTQGTTAMLATSMTAPKERLDSVLAEVDRYRSGEMPYAQLEGVHLEGPFFSPKWPGAQNPEHIILPDVSWLEAWEKQYPGLIRQVTLAPEREGALEVISWLREQRITAALGHTDATYEEVERAVEAGLHHAVHTFNAMTPLHHRLPGAAGAVLSDPRISAEVIADGIHVHPAAISILAQLKQHNDQLVLITDAMSAAGLDDGEYKIGDLPVIVKHGEARLKDGGALAGSTLTMIRGFRYLVQEVGMSLNAASRAASLTPARLLGIDHRTGSLAQGKQADIVLLNAELDIEGVWVKGRRVGE
- the nagB gene encoding glucosamine-6-phosphate deaminase; translation: MNIRIFENEEDLNATGAGLIASLLQTKPRAVLGLATGSSPVGIYKQLITLYQKGLVSFSKASSFNLDEYVGLPTEHRESYRSFMNEQLFHHIDMDLSRTHVPDGQAADLEQECKSYEQRLDDRGPVDLQLLGIGHNGHIGFNEPGTELTGRTHVVDLKDETRKANARFFDSIDEVPAQAITMGVGTILKAKQILLIARGEEKAEIIREAFMGPITTACPASLLQCHPNVVVLLDRAAGRLVR
- a CDS encoding MurR/RpiR family transcriptional regulator — its product is MAAILRALQQELNNLPSQERRIAEVIMQSPSDIPGWTISHLAEQSGTSAATVTRFCKSFHFKGFPDFKMKLAAELSHASDETAYQDIVAGNSLSKIVEAIEANHLASIADTTRLLDLGRLEQAVQLLCEARRIDLYGVATSSIVTQDFYQKLVRIGKSCTAFSDSHMQITSASSLAEGDVAMAVSYSGETPETIDALHCAKQAGASTISLTSYGSNTLATVSDIPLFTSSLEEGMRRGDMASRIALLHVVDILFTGMVSADFDSFIPRLEQSYHNVQSYRVQHNGGA
- a CDS encoding DUF4303 domain-containing protein encodes the protein MDRFLSEFEKQFRAGFLPDLEQTLAKVQHEKVYACAFGTDSDWVTLFMAVNTEESLAAHISRMKEQGLCDSEEDEIYYRWGCSEYQYGEDTHFNHISRLLYATEEVQEYKDEIIRIIAKVVNETTDDVFARYGQTKADITFFVSLTDDDLAEEIENQSVHQMTVPGLVSTFLKRYDDMN
- a CDS encoding helix-turn-helix transcriptional regulator, with product MKGIDHKSKFLLTHREREVFELLVQDKTTRDIAGQLFISEKTVRNHISNVMQKLNVKGRSQAVVELIKLGELKI
- a CDS encoding YhcN/YlaJ family sporulation lipoprotein; the encoded protein is MPAVKKATAITLSLSTAIFVMAGLTGCGTNRDTNNLHTQSVRQQASGINRYGVETNGMDGIRAKSYRMHNVTDLKSSEELAKRITEMKEVKSARVMLTDRNAYVAVRLADGHAGKLESKSNGRTSMLDGTMRNHASDTMRGGNMNHDMGGMRVNGGTGTMSPYSTSGIAPGLNTNSATDRSHMGNDRSIYGTMGTGTIGMMRGLTNGGKARGTDDGHYGMKSEGQRVDSTDDNTSAEIKGKISAKIKQFAPNIENVYVSANPEFVQHVENYATDIRNGKPVSGMINTFQSMVERIFPTNGAGMNHRDGILDDGLMNRNHDGGVMNRMNR